In a single window of the Aminomonas paucivorans DSM 12260 genome:
- a CDS encoding DNA-3-methyladenine glycosylase I, which translates to MTGKTEDPVRCPWPGEDPLYRAYHDEEWGVPRRDEGGCSNT; encoded by the coding sequence TTGACGGGAAAGACGGAGGATCCGGTGCGCTGCCCCTGGCCCGGGGAGGACCCCCTCTACCGGGCCTACCACGACGAGGAATGGGGGGTGCCCCGGCGGGACGAGGGGGGGTGTTCGAACACCTGA
- a CDS encoding DNA-3-methyladenine glycosylase I: protein MFEHLILEGFQAGLSWILVLRRREALRAALEGFDPVRLASWGEEDLARALQAPGMIRNRLKVAAVRDNARALLALWDRGESLSGLFWDPVGGVPEVHAYRLGEPLPPHTEASRSLSRELKRRGFRFVGPTGCYSAMQALGVVDDHAVECFRHTGRRQG, encoded by the coding sequence GTGTTCGAACACCTGATCCTGGAGGGCTTCCAGGCGGGGCTCTCCTGGATCCTGGTGCTGCGGCGCCGGGAGGCCCTGCGGGCGGCCCTGGAGGGGTTCGACCCGGTGCGCCTGGCCTCCTGGGGGGAGGAGGATCTGGCCCGGGCCCTCCAGGCTCCGGGGATGATCCGAAACCGCCTCAAGGTGGCGGCGGTACGGGACAACGCCCGGGCGCTTCTCGCCCTCTGGGACCGGGGGGAGTCCCTGTCGGGGCTCTTCTGGGACCCCGTGGGAGGGGTGCCGGAGGTGCACGCCTACCGACTGGGGGAGCCCCTGCCCCCCCACACGGAGGCCTCCCGGTCCCTGAGCCGGGAACTGAAGCGCCGGGGCTTTCGTTTCGTGGGGCCCACGGGGTGTTACTCCGCCATGCAGGCCCTGGGGGTGGTGGACGACCACGCGGTGGAGTGCTTCCGCCACACCGGACGCAGGCAGGGATAG
- a CDS encoding class II fructose-bisphosphate aldolase, with translation MDVASKAYQNLLKRRPLNVRARFGNEPLGLVSGRDIASAMNEAGAIALAANARNALVIKGVLKAAKKLDAAVLLELAKSESTYCGATYENIPDYALQYSAELGHGVVFGLHVDHYGIKGPDDVLKGAAHLGHVLARGFTSVALDASHLPDYENLRATRDLADWIPSGLGLEVEVGEIKGAGELSTVEEALYFIGGLNAWGVFPDYLAISNGSLHGTYDPAAGQVEGIDLARTVEIAAAIAPYGVSIAQHGISGTPLDKVGTFRNYGIRKGNVATLFQNVIFGLKMDPATGNAVIQDGSYVKEPGRGIPTDLWNQIVAWCDAKGYGRKSGDYKKANLPFHDPILDLPPSVQEPIVEEIAWWAERFLVAFGAAGTAERVMEIVARRPDHNAAPERTILHRRDAFGPGAAPGGGVKGEGDYSD, from the coding sequence GTGGATGTGGCAAGCAAGGCATACCAGAACCTGTTGAAGCGCCGTCCCCTCAACGTCCGGGCCCGGTTCGGCAACGAGCCCCTGGGGCTGGTGAGCGGTCGGGACATCGCCTCCGCCATGAACGAGGCGGGAGCCATCGCGCTGGCGGCCAACGCCCGCAACGCCCTGGTCATCAAGGGAGTCCTCAAGGCGGCGAAGAAGCTCGACGCGGCGGTGCTGCTGGAACTGGCCAAGTCGGAATCCACCTACTGCGGCGCCACCTACGAGAACATCCCGGACTACGCCCTGCAGTATTCCGCCGAGCTGGGCCACGGGGTGGTCTTCGGGCTCCACGTGGACCACTACGGCATCAAGGGGCCCGACGACGTCCTCAAGGGGGCCGCCCACCTGGGGCACGTGCTGGCCCGGGGCTTCACCTCCGTGGCCCTGGATGCCTCCCACCTGCCGGACTACGAGAACCTGCGGGCCACCCGGGACCTGGCGGACTGGATCCCCTCGGGCCTCGGCCTGGAGGTGGAGGTGGGAGAGATCAAGGGGGCGGGAGAGCTTTCCACGGTGGAGGAGGCGCTGTACTTCATCGGGGGACTCAACGCCTGGGGGGTCTTCCCGGACTACCTGGCCATCTCCAACGGCAGCCTCCACGGCACCTACGACCCCGCGGCGGGGCAGGTGGAGGGCATCGACCTGGCCCGGACCGTGGAGATCGCCGCCGCCATCGCCCCCTACGGGGTGTCCATCGCCCAGCACGGCATCTCCGGCACCCCCCTGGACAAGGTGGGCACCTTCCGGAACTATGGCATCCGCAAGGGCAACGTGGCCACCCTCTTCCAGAACGTGATCTTCGGCCTGAAGATGGACCCCGCCACGGGCAACGCGGTGATCCAGGACGGGTCCTACGTGAAGGAGCCGGGCCGGGGCATCCCCACGGACCTGTGGAACCAGATCGTGGCCTGGTGCGACGCCAAGGGCTACGGCCGCAAGAGCGGGGACTACAAGAAGGCCAACCTGCCCTTCCACGACCCCATCCTGGACCTGCCCCCCTCGGTGCAGGAACCCATCGTGGAGGAGATCGCCTGGTGGGCGGAGCGGTTCCTGGTCGCCTTCGGCGCCGCGGGCACCGCGGAGCGGGTGATGGAGATCGTCGCCCGCAGGCCGGACCACAACGCCGCGCCGGAGCGGACGATCCTTCACCGACGGGATGCCTTCGGCCCCGGGGCGGCCCCGGGGGGCGGGGTGAAGGGGGAGGGCGACTACAGCGACTAG
- a CDS encoding aldehyde ferredoxin oxidoreductase family protein, giving the protein METVRVWVDLTERRVWTERVDERTTRLWGGEKGLALPVLLDRLRGDTDPLGAENPFVLAAGLLNGLAFHGTCRTGAYARSPLGKGIGETEMGGFFGPGLRRQGVDALVVLGRAERPAYLWVEDGTAQIRDASDLWGQETGPVLEALKGRHENPTAVMIGPAGERRVRFACLVHDLHHAGGRCGLGAVMGSKNLKAVACPAPKALPPADAPLLGELQKLFSGWKDHPGAWGLRENGTSATLAGLNALGMLPTRNFREGVFEGAGNIDHETFKSRFLVDRGGCFACAVRCKRVASGGDYGADPLYGGPEYETIAAFGSLCGVGRFDPILKAHELCNRLGLDTISTGMAVAWLMECVEEGILSPDEAGVRGFGDEAGMLDLIGRIAAREGVGDLLAEGTERAAARVGRGSERFVLTIKGQELAMHDPRGKVGVGLGYALAAGGADHMQVPYDTLFTNPDSFGCEAVKCLGILDPMDLTGFAPSKISALATLWNLWGALNHLGGCYFVFAPRSYFPLHKLPELVEAGTGWKTSLHELVRLGARGHGAARILNRRLGVTEGDDTLPDRIFQPLPSGPFADRPISPEAFHEAKRLLYALQGWDETGLPTEATRRDLGLPL; this is encoded by the coding sequence ATGGAGACGGTGCGGGTATGGGTGGACCTGACGGAGCGTCGCGTGTGGACCGAGCGGGTGGACGAGCGCACCACCCGGCTGTGGGGGGGCGAAAAGGGCCTGGCCCTGCCGGTGCTGCTGGACCGTTTGAGGGGGGACACGGACCCCCTGGGGGCGGAGAACCCCTTCGTCCTGGCGGCGGGGCTGCTGAACGGCCTGGCCTTCCACGGCACCTGCCGCACCGGGGCCTACGCCCGAAGCCCCCTGGGGAAGGGCATCGGGGAGACGGAGATGGGGGGCTTCTTCGGCCCGGGCCTGAGGCGGCAGGGGGTGGACGCCCTGGTGGTGCTGGGGCGCGCCGAGCGACCCGCGTACCTGTGGGTGGAGGACGGGACCGCCCAGATCCGGGACGCCTCGGACCTGTGGGGACAGGAGACCGGTCCGGTTCTGGAGGCCCTGAAGGGCCGGCACGAAAACCCCACGGCGGTGATGATCGGTCCGGCGGGGGAGCGGCGGGTGCGGTTCGCCTGTCTGGTTCACGACCTGCATCATGCGGGGGGGCGCTGCGGCCTGGGGGCGGTGATGGGCTCCAAGAACCTCAAGGCGGTGGCCTGCCCCGCCCCCAAGGCCCTTCCCCCGGCGGACGCCCCGCTGCTGGGGGAGCTTCAGAAGCTCTTCTCGGGCTGGAAGGACCACCCCGGAGCCTGGGGCCTGAGGGAGAACGGCACCTCCGCCACCCTGGCGGGGCTCAACGCCCTGGGGATGCTCCCCACCCGGAACTTCCGGGAGGGGGTCTTCGAGGGGGCGGGGAACATCGACCACGAGACCTTCAAGTCCCGCTTCCTGGTGGACCGGGGAGGGTGCTTCGCCTGCGCGGTGCGGTGCAAGCGGGTGGCCTCGGGGGGAGACTACGGAGCGGACCCCCTCTACGGGGGGCCGGAGTACGAGACCATCGCCGCCTTCGGGTCCCTCTGCGGGGTGGGGCGCTTCGACCCCATCCTCAAGGCCCACGAACTCTGCAACCGCCTGGGGCTGGACACCATCTCCACGGGCATGGCGGTGGCCTGGCTCATGGAGTGCGTGGAGGAGGGGATCCTCTCTCCCGACGAGGCGGGGGTTCGGGGTTTCGGGGACGAGGCGGGGATGCTGGACCTGATCGGCCGCATCGCCGCCCGGGAAGGGGTGGGGGACCTGCTGGCGGAGGGCACGGAACGGGCCGCCGCCCGGGTGGGCCGGGGCAGCGAACGCTTCGTCCTGACCATCAAGGGGCAGGAGCTGGCCATGCACGACCCCCGGGGCAAGGTGGGGGTGGGGCTGGGGTACGCCCTGGCGGCGGGAGGGGCGGACCACATGCAGGTCCCCTACGACACCCTCTTCACCAACCCGGACTCCTTCGGCTGCGAGGCGGTGAAGTGCCTGGGCATCCTGGACCCCATGGACCTCACGGGCTTCGCCCCCTCCAAGATCTCCGCCCTGGCCACCCTCTGGAACCTCTGGGGAGCCCTGAACCACCTGGGGGGGTGCTACTTCGTCTTCGCCCCCCGGAGCTATTTCCCCCTGCACAAGCTTCCGGAGCTGGTGGAGGCGGGGACGGGCTGGAAGACCTCCCTCCACGAGCTGGTGCGCCTCGGAGCCCGGGGGCACGGGGCGGCGCGGATCCTCAACCGGAGGCTGGGGGTGACGGAAGGGGACGACACCCTGCCGGACCGGATCTTCCAGCCCCTGCCTTCGGGGCCCTTCGCGGACCGGCCCATCTCCCCCGAGGCCTTCCACGAGGCCAAGCGCCTTCTCTACGCCCTTCAGGGATGGGACGAGACGGGGCTGCCCACGGAGGCCACCCGGCGGGACCTGGGGTTGCCCCTCTGA
- a CDS encoding PAS domain-containing protein, producing the protein MQGPRILLVCEEENTASDLAGRLRELGYAVPRPFVTVREALAELEEGVRPDLFLLDLDLQGDLSGKVLARLVRERFDLPVVFLGTGERGEEDPEEVDSFGYLGKPVRDRELAAALLMALHRRDLETRLRETELRHRAFLDNLKTEVAVFRRDAQGTFRLRELNRAAERRRGEDRESLLGRTCEEYLPELGDWLRERLHRVVRSGKGEDFSLPLREDTGVQWREGAVFPLQAGEAGVLFRDVTVLRRQTEALMRSARDLTERLRECRSLLEIARTLQEPFLALDERLCRAAELVPRAFRAPETLEARILLGDREYATRHFLNTPWSTSQGIFVEGALEGAVEVCRRTLEEPDQEERFLREELDFLRSLAGLLGQTVQREREIRRAEQVRDLAFAGLLLGDPCAGVLLLDPQGRVLEAEFPDRALPEGLRRIQGCRLDEVAPEVAGSLPEASPEAEGVLSLSLGGEEGVRPGRWRRLGRPEAGEPGGFLLRLGVPETR; encoded by the coding sequence ATGCAGGGACCTCGGATTCTCCTGGTCTGCGAGGAGGAAAACACCGCTTCCGACCTGGCCGGAAGGCTTCGGGAACTGGGCTACGCGGTTCCGCGGCCCTTCGTCACGGTGCGGGAAGCCCTGGCGGAGCTGGAGGAAGGGGTTCGGCCGGACCTGTTCCTTCTGGACCTGGACCTTCAAGGGGACCTCTCGGGCAAGGTCCTGGCCCGCCTCGTGCGGGAGCGGTTCGACCTGCCGGTGGTCTTTCTGGGGACGGGGGAGCGGGGGGAGGAGGACCCGGAGGAAGTGGACTCCTTCGGCTACCTCGGCAAACCCGTCCGGGATCGGGAGCTGGCGGCGGCCCTCCTCATGGCCCTCCATCGTCGCGACCTGGAGACCCGGCTTCGGGAAACGGAACTCCGGCATCGGGCCTTCCTGGACAACCTGAAGACGGAGGTGGCGGTGTTCCGCCGGGATGCCCAGGGAACCTTCCGCCTCCGGGAACTGAACCGAGCGGCGGAGCGCCGGAGGGGGGAGGATCGGGAGTCCCTGCTGGGCCGGACCTGCGAGGAGTACCTCCCGGAGCTGGGGGACTGGCTGCGGGAGCGGCTTCATCGGGTGGTCCGCTCCGGGAAGGGGGAGGACTTCTCCCTGCCCCTTCGAGAGGATACGGGGGTGCAGTGGCGGGAGGGGGCCGTCTTTCCCCTCCAGGCGGGGGAGGCGGGGGTGCTCTTCCGGGACGTCACGGTCCTCCGACGGCAGACCGAGGCCCTCATGCGCAGCGCCCGGGACCTGACGGAGCGGCTGAGGGAGTGCCGATCCCTGCTGGAGATCGCCCGGACCCTGCAGGAACCCTTTCTAGCCCTGGACGAACGGCTCTGCCGGGCGGCGGAGCTGGTTCCCCGGGCCTTCCGGGCCCCCGAGACCCTGGAGGCCCGGATCCTCCTGGGGGATCGGGAGTATGCCACCCGACACTTCCTGAACACCCCCTGGTCCACCAGCCAGGGGATCTTCGTGGAAGGCGCTCTGGAGGGGGCGGTGGAGGTCTGTCGCCGGACCCTGGAGGAGCCGGACCAGGAGGAGCGCTTCCTGCGGGAGGAGCTGGACTTCCTCCGATCCCTGGCGGGTCTTTTGGGCCAGACGGTGCAGCGGGAACGGGAAATCCGGAGGGCCGAGCAGGTGCGCGACCTGGCCTTTGCGGGGCTTCTCCTGGGGGATCCCTGTGCGGGGGTCCTGCTCCTGGATCCCCAGGGACGGGTCCTGGAGGCGGAGTTCCCGGATCGGGCCCTTCCCGAGGGGCTGCGGCGCATCCAGGGGTGCCGCCTGGACGAGGTGGCCCCGGAAGTGGCGGGATCCCTCCCTGAGGCCTCCCCGGAAGCGGAAGGGGTCCTGTCCCTCTCCCTGGGGGGGGAGGAGGGGGTCCGACCCGGGCGCTGGAGGCGTCTTGGCCGTCCCGAGGCGGGAGAACCCGGGGGCTTCCTCCTGCGCCTGGGTGTCCCGGAGACGAGGTGA